In Zingiber officinale cultivar Zhangliang chromosome 8B, Zo_v1.1, whole genome shotgun sequence, a single genomic region encodes these proteins:
- the LOC122015041 gene encoding uncharacterized protein LOC122015041 isoform X2: MAQVTINIVAGCICCKKHSGPPNTNWTIGLISFIASWVSFILAFLLLLTGAALNDQRSQEMMYFGYCYVVKPGVFAGGAVLSLASIALGIVYYVALSSQNAQICDTQQNQGIAMGNPQFPAHVTPVFVHEDTYNRRQFP; encoded by the exons ATGGCTCAGGTAACAATAAACATTGTTGCTGGATGTATCTGTTGCAAGAAGCACTCTGGCCCACCAAACACCAATTGGACAATAGGGTTGATATCCTTCATTGCTTCTTG GGTCTCTTTTATATTAGCCTTCCTTTTGCTGCTGACTGGCGCTGCCTTAAACGATCAGAGGAGCCAAGAAATGATGTATTTTGGCTACTGCTATGTCGTCAAGCCTGGAGTATTCGCCGGAGGGGCAGTGTTATCCCTTGCAAGTATCGCTCTCGGGATAGTCTACTACGTTGCCCTATCTTCACAAAATGCTCAAATTTGCGACACTCAACAAAACCAAGGTATCGCAATGGGGAATCCTCAGTTCCCAGCCCATGTCACTCCTGTTTTTGTTCATGAAGATACCTACAACCGGCGGCAATTTCCCTGA